Within Pelistega ratti, the genomic segment CCAATCGCTTGCTCCCAGGGCATATCTGTTGCTCGTGTTACCGCCAGTGTTGCTAAAACCGTATCCCCTGCCCCAGAGACATCATAAACTTCATGTGCCTGTGCATCTTCATGAAACCGCCCATCTTTTGCAAAAAGTGTCATGCCTTGTTCAGAACGTGTAACCAGTAAGGCATCTAAATGTAAATCATCTCGTAATTTATTTGCTTTTTGTGTGAGTTCATCTTCTGTATGCCATGCACCAACCGCTTGCATCATTTCTGTCCGATTAGGTGTTACTAAACTAGCACCACGGTATTTTTGATAATCATTTCCTTTAGGATCGACAAGGATGGGAATTCCCTTTTCACGTGCATAAGCAATCATACCCTGTACTTGTGTAAGTACCCCTTTGTTGTAGTCTGACAACACCAATACATCATGATGATCAATACAAGCTCTTACCTGATGATTTAATCGTTCTAAGGTATCCATACGAGGTTTTTGCTCAAAATCAACACGGAGTAACTGTTGCTGACGGCCTAACACACGCATTTTAAGTGTTGTATCGATATGGGCATCTATTTCAAGATGAGGAACAATATCAGCCTCATGACATAATGCTTGAATTTTTTGACCTGCCTCATCATTACCAATAATACCCAATAAGGTTGCTTGTGCTCCCAATGCTCTGATATTACGTGCCACATTACAAGCACCACCTAAGCGATCCTCTTTGCGTGCGACATGCACCACAGGTACAGGTGCTTCAGGTGAAATTCTATCAACCTCACCAAACCAATAGCGATCTAGCATTAAATCGCCAATAACAAGGATTTTTTTTGTTTTAATAGTCTCAATAGGAAAATGCATACTTAAAGTTCCTCTAACCGTTTAGGAGCATAGGTATCCCACATATTACACCCCGGGCATTGCCAATAAAAAGAATGGGCTTGGAACCCACAATAACGGCAAGCATATTTATCTAAGCGTTGTGTATGTTTATGAATCATCTTATGTAATAAATTCATATCTAATTCGGGTAAAATTTGGGGCTGCTTATTTGCCTCTTCTTTGAGTTCAACTTCTAGTAATTTATCCAACCCCAATAAAGAAGGGGAAACCATTAAGGATTCACGTGCAAAATCCCATGCAGGACTTGCACCTACTTGAGTTCGTAAATATTTAAAGATAACATTAAATAAATCTAGCGAAGGATACTGGCGATAATGTTCACGCAATAATTGAATCCCTTTATCACCCTCACCTGTCTGGCAATAATTATCTAATAAGGAATTTGCAACTAATCCTGCATATTCTGGCGATATGGATAATACTCGTTGTAAGTGTACTCTTGCTTCATCAGGGCGGTTTTCTAATTGTGCTATTTTGGCTTTTAACATAGCGATACGGGCATTTGCCGCTGTTTGTTTGCTTTTATCCAATTGGCTTAATGCTTGCTCTGCCTGTAATAATTCATGATGAGCAACCGATAAATGAGGCGGTTTTGCCATCAGTGCCTGATCAACCAATTCACAATGATAATGAACTGACTGAGGAACGGGTTCATCTAGTAAAGCATGTAAATGTTTAACCATCTCTATGGCTTGTGGCCAATCATGTGTTGCCTCATAGATACGAATTAAGAATCGCGTAGAAGCTAGCGCATACTGCCCTGATAAGGTTTGTTGAAAAGCCGTTTCTGCTCGGTCAAACATACCAGCTTTTAAATAATCTTGTGCTAGTTCAAATTTAGCCTGTTCCTGATCTTTTTCAGATAAATCTGCTCGGTTTAATAAACTCTGATGCACTCGAATAGCGCGTTCAATTTCACCTCGACGACGGAATAAACTACCCAAGGCAAAATGCAATTCTGTTGTTTCAGTATCTAATTTGGCAACCTCAACAAAGGCATCAATCGCCTTATCATGATCTTCATTTAATAAATAATTTAATCCCTTAAAATAAGAATCGGGTAAATGACGCGATTCAGAAAGCATCTGACGAAAATCATAACGCGAAGCCACCCACCCTAAACAAAATACGATAGGGATAACAATTAACCACCAAGCTTCAAAATCCAAAAGAATACTCCTTATTCTTTAGTCGGTACAAATCCATCTGGTGGTGTTGCCACAGACGATGGAGTAACGGGATGGGTATGTTGCACATCATGCAAATCTTTTTGCAAAATATGCACTTCATTTTTTAACCGTTTAATTTCTCGATTACGTGTAAAACGGGTAGGTAAACTTAGCAAATACATATACAAAGCACCCAGTATAAAACTTGCTAAGATAATAATAATCAAAGG encodes:
- a CDS encoding LapA family protein, whose translation is MHYVIWTLRLVFFVLIVLFAVKNVQAVDVNFFGSWSLTSIPLIIIILASFILGALYMYLLSLPTRFTRNREIKRLKNEVHILQKDLHDVQHTHPVTPSSVATPPDGFVPTKE
- the lapB gene encoding lipopolysaccharide assembly protein LapB gives rise to the protein MDFEAWWLIVIPIVFCLGWVASRYDFRQMLSESRHLPDSYFKGLNYLLNEDHDKAIDAFVEVAKLDTETTELHFALGSLFRRRGEIERAIRVHQSLLNRADLSEKDQEQAKFELAQDYLKAGMFDRAETAFQQTLSGQYALASTRFLIRIYEATHDWPQAIEMVKHLHALLDEPVPQSVHYHCELVDQALMAKPPHLSVAHHELLQAEQALSQLDKSKQTAANARIAMLKAKIAQLENRPDEARVHLQRVLSISPEYAGLVANSLLDNYCQTGEGDKGIQLLREHYRQYPSLDLFNVIFKYLRTQVGASPAWDFARESLMVSPSLLGLDKLLEVELKEEANKQPQILPELDMNLLHKMIHKHTQRLDKYACRYCGFQAHSFYWQCPGCNMWDTYAPKRLEEL
- the rfaE1 gene encoding D-glycero-beta-D-manno-heptose-7-phosphate kinase translates to MHFPIETIKTKKILVIGDLMLDRYWFGEVDRISPEAPVPVVHVARKEDRLGGACNVARNIRALGAQATLLGIIGNDEAGQKIQALCHEADIVPHLEIDAHIDTTLKMRVLGRQQQLLRVDFEQKPRMDTLERLNHQVRACIDHHDVLVLSDYNKGVLTQVQGMIAYAREKGIPILVDPKGNDYQKYRGASLVTPNRTEMMQAVGAWHTEDELTQKANKLRDDLHLDALLVTRSEQGMTLFAKDGRFHEDAQAHEVYDVSGAGDTVLATLAVTRATDMPWEQAIGWANKAGGIVVGKLGTSIVTAEELI